Within Myxococcales bacterium, the genomic segment CCAAGCTCATAAAGATTTCGTAATTACCGATGCTTCGACCTTAAAAACCGTTGCGTAGATATCCTGAAGACGATGAATTTCTTGCACAAGCAGGGAGAACGCAGGAAACTTTTCATCGCGCTCCAAAAGAACGGGCTTCGGCCCAAGACGCCTAAGTGCGTAATCCAAAAGCGCATAGACAGGCTCTATGATGGGCTCTGCATGGGTATCGATGATGGGACCATTTTTTTGGGTAAGGTGGCCCGCAACATGAAGCTGGGCCACGCGGTGTTTTGGAATACGGTCAATGTAGGCATACGGATCAAAGCCATGATTGACGCTGTTAACATACACGTTATTAACATCCAACAGTATCAATGCATCAGCTCTATCGACGACCTGTAAAAGAAACTCGACTTCGGACATCGTGGGCGGACTCAAGTTGGCGTAATAGCTGACATTCTCGATAGCGATCGGACATTCTACGGCGTCCCTTAACTCTCGAACGCGGGCTACAGCGGTGAGTATCGCATCTTCAGTAAAAGGTAACGGCAACAGCTCATGCAATATGCGGCCATTGGCTTCCGTAAAGCATAAGTGCTCGCTATGCCAAGGCGCGCGAATGTCGCGGGCCAAAAACTGGCGCAGTTGCGCAGTGTACCTGGGATCAAAGCGCTGGCTATTTCCGAGCCCCAAGGTCAAGCCATGGGTCAAAAGGGGCCAACGCGCGAGCGCGTGCTCCAAGATGTTGGCGTAGCGTCCACCGCGCTCTAGGTAATTCTCCGGATGAATTTCCAGAAACTTCAGGCCATCGGGCGGAGCATCAAACAAATCGTTCGCTAGCGGATAGCGAAGCCCCAGCCCTATCCCGTTAAGGCGTTCGTTTCGAGGAGCCGCCATAGATTTGCCTGCGGGTTAAACTGATACATCCGTGCCCGCGCGCGGCGGATACGGATGTACCTGACCGAGCATGATACAAAAACCTACTGAGCTTCTTCAGCTGCCGGCGCCTCACCCTCGTTCATCGCGCCACAAGAACCAGCTCCGCAGGAGCCTTCTGCTGCGCCTTCTTCCATGGCAGCACCCTGAGCGCCCGGAGCGGGGGTCGCTTCCGCACCAGTGGTTGTTTCAGTCGATGCGGCGTCGTCAGCACTGTCGCCACAACCAATCCCCGCTAGGCCGAATGCCGCGGTTGCCATCACGATAAGCTTGTTCTTCATATCCATGTTTCCTAACCTCCAGTATATGTTTCCAATGTGAGTGACGATCTCCGATCGCCTCGTCCTCATATGCCGGAACATCGTGATCCGTCGGATGTGGAACGATCGGTGCAGATTAGAACGAAGCGCTGGCAAACATCAAGTTGCCATGGACCTTCCTAATTAACCACAGAGCCGCCGTCACATGGACATGTCAGATCTGGCAAGTTTTTCTACAAAATTTGCCAAAGATGGCTTACTTTCGCGCCGCCCTAAGCCGATCTATCATACTGTCGCGTCTGGCGATGGCGGGTTCTGCACATTTCCAGCCGCCAAACGCGGATTCAAGTTCTTTAGCCACCCCCAAACACAGCCGATCATTACCCCGTTTGGCGATAACCTGGACGGCGACCGGCAGTCCGTCTTCATCCACACCCACAGGCACGACGGTGGCCGGAAATTCCAAAACGTTAACAATGGCTGTATAGGCCACATCGAGCGGGCGCAGGAGCGAGAGGTTATGGGGTGGGGCCGTGCGGGTATAGACGGGATAGAGCCAAATCCCTCTTTCACCCAGGGTGCCCTCCAACTCACGTTGCAAGGCGTGCCCCTCTTCCACAAACGACTGAAGCGGCGCGGCGCGTTTCGGAAGCTTACGGAATGCGCTATCGAGCGCTGCGATACCAAGCGCAGGCGCCGTGTGTTCCGAGCGACCGAGCACCAGCTTGAGTGCCTCTCTCCAAAGCTCCAAGGCCTGACCGCCGCCTAGCACTTCCGCATAGCTCGTATGCTGCACCTCTAACATCATGGCGCTCCAGATCTCGAAGGAATGCCGAAGCTTGGGCTCCTCAAATGGGGCGACCTCTGCACCCCGCGAGCGCAAATATGCTCCGGCCTTTTCGACACCTTGTCGAACAGTTTTTGAAACGCGCTGACGGCCATTGGACGTGACTTCAAACACGCGCACAGCACTCATGTCGAGCGTTGGAAGCGGCACCGCCTGCGCATGGGTGATGCACGATTCGGTAGACATGACCTCAAGCAGTAGCGCAAGATCCCGGACCCGCCTGGCAATGGGGCCACCTGTTAAGTATGAGGATAGTTGAGGATGAATGGCTGGGAAATGCCCTGTGTTCGGGACCAGGCCTCCTGTGGGTTTATGGCCCACAGCCCCGCAAAACGCGGCTGGGATCCGTATGGAACCGCCGAGATCTGAAGCAATGCCAAAAGGGACGCCGCCCGATGCTACGATGGCACCATCGCCTCCACTCGAACCTCCCGATGTGCGGGAGAGATCCCAGGGATTAGATGTGCACCCATACAAGCGATTGGCGCATTCAATCCACATCCCACCTTCGGGAACATTGGTGACGCCGCACACGATGGCGCCGGACTGCCGGATACGGCGCACAATCTCAGCGTCGGTGGCCGGATGCCGGTGCTCCTTACGGTGGACCAGGCCGCCTGTTTGGGGCATTCCTTGGACGGCCCAGAATTCCTTGACCGTGCAGGGAACCCCTAACAATGCTGGCAACTGCTCCTCTTCCTTAGCAGCCATCACCACGCGCTCGGCGATCTTGGCTTCCTCGCGGGCCAGGGCAAATCTGTCGGCCACCACGGCGTTGATCAGCGGATTGACGGCTAAAATCCGCTCGATGTGTGCCTCCAGCACTTCACTAACCGAGTAATTTTTGGCCCGAATCGCATCCGCGAGTTCAGCTGTGGACAGCTGCAAAAGATGGCCGTTCGACACGCCGCTTACATAGCACGTTTTTCGCGAACGCCGCCCAAGTTTACCCTCTTGGAATTCAATCTATCCATCCGAAGGGAGCGGGAAATGGGATTCGAACCCACGACTTCAACCTTGGCAAGGTTGCACTCTACCACTGAGTTATTCCCGCGTACGAAGCACCGTCAGTCGCCCATGCGACCGGATCTGGTATGTCAGTCGACGCCCTATTGTCAAGTCTCCTGGCAGGGTCACTCATAACGAAGACCTTCTACCGGAGGCAAGCGCGATGCCCACCAGCTTGGCAAGAGCGTGGCGGTGGCGCAAATTGTGAGTGCAATGACAACCGTAAGCGCGAATTCTATCCAGCTGGTTCGCACGGGCAAATGATCGACCAAATACACCTTGGGATCCAACGGAAACTTGTACATGGAGAGATAGGCGCATACGCCGCCCCCAAGTACTAAACCACTGAAAGTTCCCGCCAATCCGATCATCGCGCCTTGAAGACTGAACATTGCCAGGATGCTTCTCTGCTTCGCGCCCATGGCTTTGAGAATTGCGATTTGGCGTTTTCGTTCCAATACGATCATGATCAAAGTTGCCACCACATTAAACGCGGCCACCAAAATGATTGTCGCAATGACCAGACTCAGTGCAACTTTTTGAATTTCCAAAGCCGTAAACAGATTATGATTTAACTCTCTCCAATCCATGGTGTGATAGGGACCGTGTCCCATCTGCCGTTCAAGTTTTCGTGCGATCTGCGGGGCTTTGTCGAGATGATGCAAACGCACTTCCACACCAGTGACCGTGTCGCCTTGGTCAAAAAATTTCTGAGCGGCATACAGATCAATATAGACTAACCGACTGTCGTATTCCTGAAACCCAGCTTCGAAGATGCCGATGACCTTGAACTTCTGGGTTCTCGGCGTCATGCCGGAGGGCTTCCATATGCTGATATCGAGCCCCGTTAAAGGAGAGTAGACCGTGACCTCGTCCCCTACGGTCATCCCTAAACTACGCGCTAAGGTATTGCCCACCACAATCCCTGGAAGCGGCCCCGAGGTTTTGGAGCGGTCGACCTCTTGCTCCGCATCATCGAGCAGCGCATTCTCCGTTTGAGCGTTCATGGGTAGGGTCGCATCGCTTTTTTTTAGCGATGCCTCCGCATGGGATGGAGTGGGGACCGTTACTCCCCGCTGTGCCAACGGGACCTTCTTTGGCCTTTCGGCAATAGCCTCTTTTTGGGAAGTCCCTGGGGAATTCCCCTCGATTTCACGTAGGATTTCATTGAAATCAACTTCCTCCCCATCTTCGGGTCCGATTTCCCGGGCAAATGCTGCGGGTTTGGCGCCCTTTTGCCTGAGCCCGTGAAGGGAGCCGCGAATCATCTGCTTTGGCAGATCAAGCACCTTTTGCATGCGTTCCGGATCTATGCCTTTGACTAGCACACCAGCCACCCGATCGCCTTTGGCCAGCATCATATCGTCAATACGAAACGGAGCTGCGCCGGCCACTTCTTTAAGGCGTTCGGCTTTGGCAATCACCGCTCGGTACTCTTCAAAGTCCAGCCCGTATTTCAAAAGGAGCACGTGTGCATTCACCCCCAGCACCTTGTTGCGAAACTGCTCCTGAAATCCCGATGTAATGGACATCACCGAAAGGAGAGCGGCCACACCGAGCGCGACGCCTGTCACAGCAACTGCCGAAATTACGGAAAGCGTGGTGCGCTTTTTGGCCCGTAGGTAGCTATAGCCAAGTTGCCATACATAGTGCATCGAGTTGAAAGACTGCTACCATAGGTTTTGATTCATGACCAAGCCAGCAAACCGTTATTCTTGGCAACCGCTGCGCGCCCTGCATGCTAACCAAGAACGCCTTGAACAAGACAGGCTCAAAGATACGCAAGCAGATCTGGAGTCAGCCCAGGCGGTCCTCGCGCGGGCGACCGAGGCACACAACCACTGGTTAGCGCGGCGCGCATACGCGCGGCGGGAGCTTGAGAATAGCCTGCTTGTCAATTGTGGCGGAGCCGAGCTTCAAAACCGGTCTGCTTTCGATGCGCGATGTGTGGCGATGTGTCATAAACAGTATGAACGACGTCTCAATGCGGAACGCAAAGTCCTCAGCATGACCCGTCGGGTCGAACAGGCGAGCCTAAATTTGCACGGCGCTCACGCGCAAAGAAAAGCATCAGATATGCATTACGAGAAATGGCTTGTTCAACAACGGCGAGATGTTGCAATCAACGAAGAACTGGAACAGGAAGACCAGTATGCCGCACGAAGCTTCACTCGATACACGCACGGAACAAAACCGGGACGGGAATAGGGAGCATGCTAGAAGTTTCCGCGTACAATTTCGAGGGAGCGTGTTTTGATTTGGAGCAACCTAGCGATCGACAAATCGTAGGCTTTATTCTGTCTCAAGCATTGTATGGAGAAGCCACGGGTGTCTACTGCGGCAAGTCGCTTTACTCAGCTCATTCTCTCGAAGCAGCACGTTTTTATTTAAAACAAGCGCGTCAAGAGCTTGGTCACCTAGAGATCTTTGCCGAGATCTTTCGCACGCTGGAGCTTCAGCCACAAAAGCCCCATTGGATCATTCGCCTCTTGGCATCTCATAACAACTACTATCCCCTGAAAGTGCTCATGGAGCATGCCATCGGCGAAGGAATGGTTCTCGATATCTTCAAAGATGTGCTGCTCCAAACGTTGCCTGATGCCGATCCTCGTGTTCCCCAAATCAAACGCAAACTGCGGGTTGTATGCCGAGAAGAACAAGAACATGTAGCGTGGGGAGAAAAGGAAACTCGCCGGATGTTACGGGCAATGCCTTGGCTCAAAACGCCGTATTACGGATTGGTCGAGCTGCAACTGCTTGCGATCGACGCTTTGGCGCATCTCCTTCGCCGCCGCTCGAAAACACATCCTGTCTTAGCGCATTTGCCGCGTTTTGCGGCTCATATTCGCGCGCGTGTACGCACTCAAAGTCATAATCTCGGCATTGTGCCCCAAAAAGCCCCGCCCTTCCTAAAGCGTATGGGCGCGATGCTGGCAGGGCTTTTATTGTATGCGCGCAGTCGCTTTTCACCCAGCCGTTCAATACTGGAGAAGACGTATTTGCGCGAACTGGGCTTTGAGAACTAGGGGCTTCAAGAAGTTGCTGTGAGTGCTCATCAATCCTAGGCTTCGGGCTATGCGGTTCGTCACCCTTGGGTCGATGCTGAGCCTGACGGTCTGCGTCATGGCCGGAGCTTTGCTCTATCTCTGCAGCAATGCCCGAGCCGAGGAGCGCGTGAGCAAACATGCCGGGGTTTTTGATCCGGCTACGATTTCGCTACCAAGCGCTGACCCAGTGTACCAGGCAAGGCTCGCGCTAACTGCGGGTACGCCACAAAGAGCAGCGGCACTCCTCACGGATGTATCGACAGTAAGCGACAATCCATTGGCCCAGGGCCGGTGGTATTGGTTGCTAGCTCAAGCCGCACTTGCTCAAGGAGAGTGGTCCAAGGCGTCTCATTGGTTTCGCACACTCGCTGACACGCATCACCCGCTCTCCACACACGCACGTTTAGAGTACGCCAAAATTCTCATCAATGGTGACCCACTCACGGCTGCGCTCATCGCATCTCAGCTCCGCGGCATACACCCCGGCGGATATGAAGCGAAGGTGCTTGAGGTCAAAGCCGTGGCGAAGACCGGTGCGATGCAAGAGGCAATCGCCCGCGCCGACGCCCTCCTCAAAGAGATCGCTCCTGCAAGCGCAGGTGCTTCATTTTTGATGCCTCTATCGGACATGCTAGCGGCCCAAGCAGACCCTGCTCTAAAGAAAGCGGCCCTCAGCTACTATCGACGCGTCGCAAGCCGCATTCCCTTACACCCGGTGGGACTCGATGCCATGAAGAAAGCGAACACCTTGCTGCTCGCTTTGCCCCGAGATGAACGGGCGTCGCTTGGCGTCTGGGCGACTCAAGATCGGCTGGCGCATGGGCAGGCACTGTTTGCTGCTCGAGAGTACGAAAAGGCTGAAACAATGTTTAAGGAGCTTGCCAGTCGGCTGACAGGTCCTGAGCAGTGCGAGGCTCGTTTCATGCAGGCCAGGTCCAT encodes:
- a CDS encoding DUF692 domain-containing protein — encoded protein: MAAPRNERLNGIGLGLRYPLANDLFDAPPDGLKFLEIHPENYLERGGRYANILEHALARWPLLTHGLTLGLGNSQRFDPRYTAQLRQFLARDIRAPWHSEHLCFTEANGRILHELLPLPFTEDAILTAVARVRELRDAVECPIAIENVSYYANLSPPTMSEVEFLLQVVDRADALILLDVNNVYVNSVNHGFDPYAYIDRIPKHRVAQLHVAGHLTQKNGPIIDTHAEPIIEPVYALLDYALRRLGPKPVLLERDEKFPAFSLLVQEIHRLQDIYATVFKVEASVITKSL
- a CDS encoding amidase: MSNGHLLQLSTAELADAIRAKNYSVSEVLEAHIERILAVNPLINAVVADRFALAREEAKIAERVVMAAKEEEQLPALLGVPCTVKEFWAVQGMPQTGGLVHRKEHRHPATDAEIVRRIRQSGAIVCGVTNVPEGGMWIECANRLYGCTSNPWDLSRTSGGSSGGDGAIVASGGVPFGIASDLGGSIRIPAAFCGAVGHKPTGGLVPNTGHFPAIHPQLSSYLTGGPIARRVRDLALLLEVMSTESCITHAQAVPLPTLDMSAVRVFEVTSNGRQRVSKTVRQGVEKAGAYLRSRGAEVAPFEEPKLRHSFEIWSAMMLEVQHTSYAEVLGGGQALELWREALKLVLGRSEHTAPALGIAALDSAFRKLPKRAAPLQSFVEEGHALQRELEGTLGERGIWLYPVYTRTAPPHNLSLLRPLDVAYTAIVNVLEFPATVVPVGVDEDGLPVAVQVIAKRGNDRLCLGVAKELESAFGGWKCAEPAIARRDSMIDRLRAARK
- a CDS encoding ABC transporter permease, encoding MHYVWQLGYSYLRAKKRTTLSVISAVAVTGVALGVAALLSVMSITSGFQEQFRNKVLGVNAHVLLLKYGLDFEEYRAVIAKAERLKEVAGAAPFRIDDMMLAKGDRVAGVLVKGIDPERMQKVLDLPKQMIRGSLHGLRQKGAKPAAFAREIGPEDGEEVDFNEILREIEGNSPGTSQKEAIAERPKKVPLAQRGVTVPTPSHAEASLKKSDATLPMNAQTENALLDDAEQEVDRSKTSGPLPGIVVGNTLARSLGMTVGDEVTVYSPLTGLDISIWKPSGMTPRTQKFKVIGIFEAGFQEYDSRLVYIDLYAAQKFFDQGDTVTGVEVRLHHLDKAPQIARKLERQMGHGPYHTMDWRELNHNLFTALEIQKVALSLVIATIILVAAFNVVATLIMIVLERKRQIAILKAMGAKQRSILAMFSLQGAMIGLAGTFSGLVLGGGVCAYLSMYKFPLDPKVYLVDHLPVRTSWIEFALTVVIALTICATATLLPSWWASRLPPVEGLRYE
- a CDS encoding ferritin-like domain-containing protein; translated protein: MLEVSAYNFEGACFDLEQPSDRQIVGFILSQALYGEATGVYCGKSLYSAHSLEAARFYLKQARQELGHLEIFAEIFRTLELQPQKPHWIIRLLASHNNYYPLKVLMEHAIGEGMVLDIFKDVLLQTLPDADPRVPQIKRKLRVVCREEQEHVAWGEKETRRMLRAMPWLKTPYYGLVELQLLAIDALAHLLRRRSKTHPVLAHLPRFAAHIRARVRTQSHNLGIVPQKAPPFLKRMGAMLAGLLLYARSRFSPSRSILEKTYLRELGFEN